The Columba livia isolate bColLiv1 breed racing homer chromosome 21, bColLiv1.pat.W.v2, whole genome shotgun sequence genome has a segment encoding these proteins:
- the LOC102084614 gene encoding scavenger receptor cysteine-rich type 1 protein M130-like isoform X2 encodes MFFVRGLAQCRGWADARTEEGMWVGGSSGWSQWEQRKPWGWVWMVPGHAVCMGSCWPGYMGLLWVCEAAEEWVPSAELGSVRVGLGAGQAAVGVGRRASCGGVENDPAVLEGTPALQSCGDKRDPHTALGTDLAQAGGSPDLQHWDSTLLTHPLLVFEGAVEVRLADGGGRCAGRVEVKHQAQWGTVCDDYWGMNDAAVVCKQLGCGSPVGAHWFGKFGPGSGPIWMDDVGCSGTESTLSDCKHKGWGNHDCSHTEDAGVTCSGFVRLVDGKSRCSGRVEIHDEDQWKTVCDSHFGPKAADVVCRELQCGVALPTAGGGHFGEGAGPMWGGELQCVGNESLLSSCPKGSPRDQACTQMNSAAITCTLFEGAVELRLADGGRHCAGRVEVKRQGQWGTVCDDNWGMEDAAVVCKQLGCGSAVGVDQDGYYGPGSGPIWIDGVDCNGTESALSDCTLGGLGNYSCDHIYDTAVMCSGFVRLVDGKSHCSGRVEIHDEDQWKTVCDLHFGPKAADVVCRELQCGMALPTAGGGHFGEGAGPMWGGELQCVGNESLLSSCPKGSPRDQACTQMNSAAVTCTQYTGFRLVNGSTACAGRVEVQVLGTWGTLCASRWDLLDAHVLCRQLNCGFAESIPGGEHFGRETGLIWRESFHCDGTEAHLGQCPAVTLGASPCSHGNAAAVICSGPADSASLRLVGGGSRCDGRVEIFQRGTWGRVLDDQWDVREASVVCRQLRCGEAEKAYNPPKSERGMGPVGLRGVRCAGHEASLTLCNTSLPGSALLGAVVEDVGVICWGSRRVRLVNQPRRCAGRVEIYYQGSWGTVCDDGWDLSDATVVCHQLGCGGAVEAAGSAWFGEGSGQIWLDGVNCSGAETALWDCAARPWGQHDCGHKEDAGVICSEFVALRLENSDGCSGRLQVFYNGTWGSVCSSSMTPDTVSLACKELGCGDGGSLETGLPYGRVSGPAWLDYVQCGERTSSFWQCPSAPWDPRSCDNLQEETHITCNGGRPEMPPEPLTPCPNSSSCTDREKIRAMGGEDGCSGRVELWHRGSWGTVCDDSWDMQDAQVACRQLGCGPAVSALHEAAFGVGQGPIWLERVECQGTELSLQDCWARPGDGRACRHKEDAAVRCSATPRTAASPPGADPPRGRPTASGRVSVPVIICIILGALLCLLLALLAGQVLSARAGHRGSRKAQELFPEAVYEEIGYSPVWEKQKRFGRSDVIVLPGDDPADGYDDAREVSDPREDVAPRQGAWEMPRVPEEEAGPRDAPRGGSLCSQRNAEVPGAEGDTSSLTLESMGYDDVEEDSLAHPHEDRAATELGAQQSLSPRPGEPIPVVQLGAARREERSVQLGDP; translated from the exons GGGTGGGTTTGGATGGTGCCAGGGCATGCAGTTTGCATGGGAAGCTGCTGGCCTGGGTACATGGGGCTGTTGTGGGTGTGCGAGGCTGCAGAGGAGTGGGTGCCcagtgcagagctggggagTGTGCGGGTGGGCTTGGGTGCCGGGCAGGCGGCTGTTGGGGTGGGAAGACGTGCTTCGTGTGGTGGGGTGGAGAATgacccagcagtgctggagggCACCCCAGCcttgcagagctgtggggacaAAAGGGACCCTCACACTGCACTGGGGACAGACTTGGCCCAGGCAGGAGGTTCCCCAGACCTCCAGCACTGGGACTCGACACTCCTGACTCATCCCTTGTTGGTGTTTGAAGGTGCCGTGGAGGTGAGGCTGGCGGATGGTGGCGGGCGCTGTGCTGGGAGAGTGGAGGTGAAACACCAGGCACAGTGGGGGACCGTGTGTGATGACTACTGGGGCATGAACGATGCTGCAGTGGTTTGTaagcagctgggctgtggaTCTCCTGTTGGAGCTCACTGGTTTGGCAAATTTGGGCCAGGATCTGGCCCCATTTGGATGGATGATGTCGGCTGTAGTGGTACCGAATCTACCTTGTCTGACTGCAAACACAAAGGATGGGGAAATCACGATTGTAGTCACACTGAGGATGCTGGAGTGACATGTTCAG gatttgTCCGTCTGGTGGACGGGAAGAGCCGCTGCTCAGGACGTGTGGAGATCCATGACGAGGACCAGTGGAAAACTGTTTGTGATTCACACTTTGGCCCCAAAGCCGCTGACGTGgtctgcagggagctgcagtgCGGCGTGGCCCTGCCTACGGCTGGAGGAGGTCACTTTGGAGAAGGGGCTGGTCCCATGTGGGGTGGAGAGCTGCAGTGTGTGGGGAATGAGTCCCTCCTGTCCTCCTGCCCCAAGGGGTCCCCCAGGGACCAGGCCTGCACCCAGATGAACAGCGCTGCCATCACCTGCACAC TTTTCGAAGGTGCTGTGGAGTTGAGGCTGGCGGATGGTGGCAGGCACTGTGCTGGGAGAGTGGAGGTGAAACGCCAGGGACAGTGGGGAACCGTGTGCGATGACAACTGGGGCATGGAAGATGCTGCAGTGGTTTGTAAGCAACTGGGCTGTGGATCTGCTGTTGGAGTTGACCAGGATGGCTATTATGGGCCAGGATCTGGTCCCATTTGGATTGATGGTGTTGACTGTAATGGCACCGAATCTGCCTTGTCTGACTGCACACTCGGAGGATTGGGTAACTATAGCTGTGATCACATTTATGACACTGCAGTGATGTGTTCAG gatttgTCCGTCTGGTGGACGGGAAGAGCCACTGCTCAGGACGTGTGGAGATCCATGACGAGGACCAGTGGAAAACAGTTTGTGATTTACACTTTGGCCCCAAAGCCGCTGACGTGgtctgcagggagctgcagtgCGGCATGGCCCTGCCTACGGCTGGAGGAGGTCACTTTGGAGAAGGGGCTGGTCCCATGTGGGGTGGAGAGCTGCAGTGTGTGGGGAATGAGTCCCTCCTGTCCTCCTGCCCCAAGGGGTCCCCCAGGGACCAGGCCTGCACCCAGATGAACAGCgctgctgtcacctgcacac agTACACAGGGTTCAGGCTGGTGAACGGCAGCACAGCGTGTGCAGGGAGGGTGGAGGTCCAGGTTCTGGGGACCTGGGGGACCCTCTGTGCCTCCCGCTGGGATCTCTTGGATGCCCACGTTCTGTGTCGTCAGCTCAACTGTGGGTTTGCTGAGTCCATTCCTGGAGGAGAGCATTTTGGGAGAGAGACTGGCCTCATCTGGAGAGAGTCCTTCCACTGCGATGGGACTGAAGCCCACCTGGGACAGTGCCCAGCAGTAACCTTGGGGGCCTCACCATGCTCTCACGgcaatgctgctgctgtcattTGCTCAG gCCCAGCCGACTCTGCATCCCTGCGGCTGGTGGGCGGCGGGAGCCGGTGTGACGGGCGAGTGGAGATCTTCCAGCgcgggacatggggcagagtccTGGACGACCAGTGGGACGTGCGGGAGGCCAGCGTGGTGTGCCGGCAGCTGCGGTGTGGAGAGGCAGAAAAAGCCTACAACCCCCCAAAGTCTGAGCGAGGGATGGGCCCCGTGGGGCTGCGAGGGGTCCGGTGCGCAGGGCACGAGGCCAGCCTGACCCTCTGCAACACCTCCCTGCCCGGGAGTGCCCTGCTGGGAGCGGTTGTGGAGGACGTGGGAGTCATTTGCTGGG GGAGCCGGCGGGTCCGGCTGGTGAACCAGCCCAGGCGCTGTGCAGGAAGAGTGGAGATCTACTACCAGGGCAGCTGGGGGACCGTCTGTGACGATGGCTGGGACCTGTCTGATGCCACTGTTGTGTGCCACCAGCTGGGCTGCGGAGGGGCGGTGGAGGCGGCCGGCTCCGCTTGGTTTGGGGAAGGCTCCGGGCAGATCTGGCTGGATGGCGTGAACTGCTCCGGGGCTGAAACTGCTCTCTGGGACTGCGCTGCCAGGCCCTGGGGGCAGCACGACTGCGGGCACAAAGAGGACGCGGGCGTCATCTGCTCAG AGTTCGTGGCCCTGAGGCTGGAGAACAGTGATGGCTGCTCCGGGCGCCTCCAGGTTTTCTACAATGGGACATGGGGGAGTGTTTGCTCTAGCTCGATGACTCCTGACACGGTGTCACTGGCGTGCAAAGAGCTGGGCTGCGGGGATGGAGGATCCCTGGAAACAGGCCTGCCCTATGGCAGGGTGTctggccctgcctggctggATTATGTGCAGTGTGGGGAGAGAACCAGCTCCTTCTGGCAGTGTCCCTCTGCTCCCTGGGACCCACGGTCATGTGATAACCTGCAAGAAGAGACCCACATCACCTGCAATG GAGGACGCCCAGAAATGCCTCCAGAGCCTTTGACCCCGTGCCCCaactccagcagctgcacag ACAGGGAGAAGATCCGTGCCATGGGAGGTGAGGATGGCTGCTCGGGCAGAGTGGAGCTCTGGCATCGTGGCTCCTGGGGGACAGTGTGCGATGACTCCTGGGACATGCAGGATGCCCAGGTGGCatgcaggcagctgggctgtggcCCTGCGGTGTCTGCCCTGCATGAGGCTGCTTTTGGGGTGGGCCAAGGCCCCATCTGGCTGGAGCGGGTGGAGTGCCAGGGGACGGAGTTGTCTCTGCAGGACTGCTGGGCCCGGCCTGGGGACGGACGTGCTTGCCGGCATAAGGAAGATGCTGCTGTGCGCTGCTCAG ctACACCCAGGACAGCAGCATCCCCACCAGGAGCAG ATCCCCCTCGGGGCCGTCCCACTGCCAGCGGGAGAGTCTCAGTGCCCGTCATCATCTGCATCATCCTGGGggctcttctctgcctgctcctgGCCCTTCTGGCTGGGCAAGTGctcagtgccagggctgggcacaGAG GCTCCAGGAAAGCCCAGGAGCTCTTCCCCGAGGCTGTGTATGAGGAGATCGGTTACAGCCCAGTGtgggagaagcagaagaggTTTGGTCGCTCAG ATGTTATTGTTCTGCCCGGGGATGACCCAGCAGATGGCTATGATGATGCCAGGGAGGTTTCTGACCCTAGGGAGGACGTTGCCCCTAGGCAGGGAGCTTGGGAAATGCCCAGGGTGCCAGAGGAGGAAGCAGGACCCAGGGATGCACccagag GGGGCAGCCTGTGCTCCCAGAGAAATGCCGAGGTCCCTGGAGCCGAAGGAGACACCTCGTCTTTGACCCTGGAGAGCATGGGCTATGATGATGTTGAAGAGGACTCTCTGGCACATCCTCATGAGGACAGAGCTGCAACAGAGCTGGGTGCACAGCAATCCCTGAGCCCCCGGCCAGGAGAGCCCATCCCTGTTGTGCAGCTGGGTGCAgccaggag
- the LOC102084614 gene encoding scavenger receptor cysteine-rich type 1 protein M130-like isoform X1, with protein sequence MFFVRGLAQCRGWADARTEEGMWVGGSSGWSQWEQRKPWGWVWMVPGHAVCMGSCWPGYMGLLWVCEAAEEWVPSAELGSVRVGLGAGQAAVGVGRRASCGGVENDPAVLEGTPALQSCGDKRDPHTALGTDLAQAGGSPDLQHWDSTLLTHPLLVFEGAVEVRLADGGGRCAGRVEVKHQAQWGTVCDDYWGMNDAAVVCKQLGCGSPVGAHWFGKFGPGSGPIWMDDVGCSGTESTLSDCKHKGWGNHDCSHTEDAGVTCSGFVRLVDGKSRCSGRVEIHDEDQWKTVCDSHFGPKAADVVCRELQCGVALPTAGGGHFGEGAGPMWGGELQCVGNESLLSSCPKGSPRDQACTQMNSAAITCTLFEGAVELRLADGGRHCAGRVEVKRQGQWGTVCDDNWGMEDAAVVCKQLGCGSAVGVDQDGYYGPGSGPIWIDGVDCNGTESALSDCTLGGLGNYSCDHIYDTAVMCSGFVRLVDGKSHCSGRVEIHDEDQWKTVCDLHFGPKAADVVCRELQCGMALPTAGGGHFGEGAGPMWGGELQCVGNESLLSSCPKGSPRDQACTQMNSAAVTCTQYTGFRLVNGSTACAGRVEVQVLGTWGTLCASRWDLLDAHVLCRQLNCGFAESIPGGEHFGRETGLIWRESFHCDGTEAHLGQCPAVTLGASPCSHGNAAAVICSGPADSASLRLVGGGSRCDGRVEIFQRGTWGRVLDDQWDVREASVVCRQLRCGEAEKAYNPPKSERGMGPVGLRGVRCAGHEASLTLCNTSLPGSALLGAVVEDVGVICWGSRRVRLVNQPRRCAGRVEIYYQGSWGTVCDDGWDLSDATVVCHQLGCGGAVEAAGSAWFGEGSGQIWLDGVNCSGAETALWDCAARPWGQHDCGHKEDAGVICSEFVALRLENSDGCSGRLQVFYNGTWGSVCSSSMTPDTVSLACKELGCGDGGSLETGLPYGRVSGPAWLDYVQCGERTSSFWQCPSAPWDPRSCDNLQEETHITCNGGRPEMPPEPLTPCPNSSSCTDREKIRAMGGEDGCSGRVELWHRGSWGTVCDDSWDMQDAQVACRQLGCGPAVSALHEAAFGVGQGPIWLERVECQGTELSLQDCWARPGDGRACRHKEDAAVRCSATPRTAASPPGADPPRGRPTASGRVSVPVIICIILGALLCLLLALLAGQVLSARAGHRGSRKAQELFPEAVYEEIGYSPVWEKQKRFGRSGSSSEQSLSEQPLTQLQLYPGHHEEEHGLRSAPDVIVLPGDDPADGYDDAREVSDPREDVAPRQGAWEMPRVPEEEAGPRDAPRGGSLCSQRNAEVPGAEGDTSSLTLESMGYDDVEEDSLAHPHEDRAATELGAQQSLSPRPGEPIPVVQLGAARREERSVQLGDP encoded by the exons GGGTGGGTTTGGATGGTGCCAGGGCATGCAGTTTGCATGGGAAGCTGCTGGCCTGGGTACATGGGGCTGTTGTGGGTGTGCGAGGCTGCAGAGGAGTGGGTGCCcagtgcagagctggggagTGTGCGGGTGGGCTTGGGTGCCGGGCAGGCGGCTGTTGGGGTGGGAAGACGTGCTTCGTGTGGTGGGGTGGAGAATgacccagcagtgctggagggCACCCCAGCcttgcagagctgtggggacaAAAGGGACCCTCACACTGCACTGGGGACAGACTTGGCCCAGGCAGGAGGTTCCCCAGACCTCCAGCACTGGGACTCGACACTCCTGACTCATCCCTTGTTGGTGTTTGAAGGTGCCGTGGAGGTGAGGCTGGCGGATGGTGGCGGGCGCTGTGCTGGGAGAGTGGAGGTGAAACACCAGGCACAGTGGGGGACCGTGTGTGATGACTACTGGGGCATGAACGATGCTGCAGTGGTTTGTaagcagctgggctgtggaTCTCCTGTTGGAGCTCACTGGTTTGGCAAATTTGGGCCAGGATCTGGCCCCATTTGGATGGATGATGTCGGCTGTAGTGGTACCGAATCTACCTTGTCTGACTGCAAACACAAAGGATGGGGAAATCACGATTGTAGTCACACTGAGGATGCTGGAGTGACATGTTCAG gatttgTCCGTCTGGTGGACGGGAAGAGCCGCTGCTCAGGACGTGTGGAGATCCATGACGAGGACCAGTGGAAAACTGTTTGTGATTCACACTTTGGCCCCAAAGCCGCTGACGTGgtctgcagggagctgcagtgCGGCGTGGCCCTGCCTACGGCTGGAGGAGGTCACTTTGGAGAAGGGGCTGGTCCCATGTGGGGTGGAGAGCTGCAGTGTGTGGGGAATGAGTCCCTCCTGTCCTCCTGCCCCAAGGGGTCCCCCAGGGACCAGGCCTGCACCCAGATGAACAGCGCTGCCATCACCTGCACAC TTTTCGAAGGTGCTGTGGAGTTGAGGCTGGCGGATGGTGGCAGGCACTGTGCTGGGAGAGTGGAGGTGAAACGCCAGGGACAGTGGGGAACCGTGTGCGATGACAACTGGGGCATGGAAGATGCTGCAGTGGTTTGTAAGCAACTGGGCTGTGGATCTGCTGTTGGAGTTGACCAGGATGGCTATTATGGGCCAGGATCTGGTCCCATTTGGATTGATGGTGTTGACTGTAATGGCACCGAATCTGCCTTGTCTGACTGCACACTCGGAGGATTGGGTAACTATAGCTGTGATCACATTTATGACACTGCAGTGATGTGTTCAG gatttgTCCGTCTGGTGGACGGGAAGAGCCACTGCTCAGGACGTGTGGAGATCCATGACGAGGACCAGTGGAAAACAGTTTGTGATTTACACTTTGGCCCCAAAGCCGCTGACGTGgtctgcagggagctgcagtgCGGCATGGCCCTGCCTACGGCTGGAGGAGGTCACTTTGGAGAAGGGGCTGGTCCCATGTGGGGTGGAGAGCTGCAGTGTGTGGGGAATGAGTCCCTCCTGTCCTCCTGCCCCAAGGGGTCCCCCAGGGACCAGGCCTGCACCCAGATGAACAGCgctgctgtcacctgcacac agTACACAGGGTTCAGGCTGGTGAACGGCAGCACAGCGTGTGCAGGGAGGGTGGAGGTCCAGGTTCTGGGGACCTGGGGGACCCTCTGTGCCTCCCGCTGGGATCTCTTGGATGCCCACGTTCTGTGTCGTCAGCTCAACTGTGGGTTTGCTGAGTCCATTCCTGGAGGAGAGCATTTTGGGAGAGAGACTGGCCTCATCTGGAGAGAGTCCTTCCACTGCGATGGGACTGAAGCCCACCTGGGACAGTGCCCAGCAGTAACCTTGGGGGCCTCACCATGCTCTCACGgcaatgctgctgctgtcattTGCTCAG gCCCAGCCGACTCTGCATCCCTGCGGCTGGTGGGCGGCGGGAGCCGGTGTGACGGGCGAGTGGAGATCTTCCAGCgcgggacatggggcagagtccTGGACGACCAGTGGGACGTGCGGGAGGCCAGCGTGGTGTGCCGGCAGCTGCGGTGTGGAGAGGCAGAAAAAGCCTACAACCCCCCAAAGTCTGAGCGAGGGATGGGCCCCGTGGGGCTGCGAGGGGTCCGGTGCGCAGGGCACGAGGCCAGCCTGACCCTCTGCAACACCTCCCTGCCCGGGAGTGCCCTGCTGGGAGCGGTTGTGGAGGACGTGGGAGTCATTTGCTGGG GGAGCCGGCGGGTCCGGCTGGTGAACCAGCCCAGGCGCTGTGCAGGAAGAGTGGAGATCTACTACCAGGGCAGCTGGGGGACCGTCTGTGACGATGGCTGGGACCTGTCTGATGCCACTGTTGTGTGCCACCAGCTGGGCTGCGGAGGGGCGGTGGAGGCGGCCGGCTCCGCTTGGTTTGGGGAAGGCTCCGGGCAGATCTGGCTGGATGGCGTGAACTGCTCCGGGGCTGAAACTGCTCTCTGGGACTGCGCTGCCAGGCCCTGGGGGCAGCACGACTGCGGGCACAAAGAGGACGCGGGCGTCATCTGCTCAG AGTTCGTGGCCCTGAGGCTGGAGAACAGTGATGGCTGCTCCGGGCGCCTCCAGGTTTTCTACAATGGGACATGGGGGAGTGTTTGCTCTAGCTCGATGACTCCTGACACGGTGTCACTGGCGTGCAAAGAGCTGGGCTGCGGGGATGGAGGATCCCTGGAAACAGGCCTGCCCTATGGCAGGGTGTctggccctgcctggctggATTATGTGCAGTGTGGGGAGAGAACCAGCTCCTTCTGGCAGTGTCCCTCTGCTCCCTGGGACCCACGGTCATGTGATAACCTGCAAGAAGAGACCCACATCACCTGCAATG GAGGACGCCCAGAAATGCCTCCAGAGCCTTTGACCCCGTGCCCCaactccagcagctgcacag ACAGGGAGAAGATCCGTGCCATGGGAGGTGAGGATGGCTGCTCGGGCAGAGTGGAGCTCTGGCATCGTGGCTCCTGGGGGACAGTGTGCGATGACTCCTGGGACATGCAGGATGCCCAGGTGGCatgcaggcagctgggctgtggcCCTGCGGTGTCTGCCCTGCATGAGGCTGCTTTTGGGGTGGGCCAAGGCCCCATCTGGCTGGAGCGGGTGGAGTGCCAGGGGACGGAGTTGTCTCTGCAGGACTGCTGGGCCCGGCCTGGGGACGGACGTGCTTGCCGGCATAAGGAAGATGCTGCTGTGCGCTGCTCAG ctACACCCAGGACAGCAGCATCCCCACCAGGAGCAG ATCCCCCTCGGGGCCGTCCCACTGCCAGCGGGAGAGTCTCAGTGCCCGTCATCATCTGCATCATCCTGGGggctcttctctgcctgctcctgGCCCTTCTGGCTGGGCAAGTGctcagtgccagggctgggcacaGAG GCTCCAGGAAAGCCCAGGAGCTCTTCCCCGAGGCTGTGTATGAGGAGATCGGTTACAGCCCAGTGtgggagaagcagaagaggTTTGGTCGCTCAG GCTCCTCTTCAGAGCAGTCCCTTTCAGAGCAGCCCCTGACCCAGCTGCAGCTCTACCCTGGGCACCATGAGGAGGAGCATGGTCTGAGATCAGCACCAG ATGTTATTGTTCTGCCCGGGGATGACCCAGCAGATGGCTATGATGATGCCAGGGAGGTTTCTGACCCTAGGGAGGACGTTGCCCCTAGGCAGGGAGCTTGGGAAATGCCCAGGGTGCCAGAGGAGGAAGCAGGACCCAGGGATGCACccagag GGGGCAGCCTGTGCTCCCAGAGAAATGCCGAGGTCCCTGGAGCCGAAGGAGACACCTCGTCTTTGACCCTGGAGAGCATGGGCTATGATGATGTTGAAGAGGACTCTCTGGCACATCCTCATGAGGACAGAGCTGCAACAGAGCTGGGTGCACAGCAATCCCTGAGCCCCCGGCCAGGAGAGCCCATCCCTGTTGTGCAGCTGGGTGCAgccaggag